From the genome of Nicotiana sylvestris chromosome 2, ASM39365v2, whole genome shotgun sequence, one region includes:
- the LOC104239890 gene encoding uncharacterized protein, translated as MVADQWKKRLRAASTVDYSQEPHGLKKKKKKQGLARYSLKLRSNVSLVWDDKKRCVLAKKEQIGISWRDLTPFLDSLSHHHSILADVFTLPHGIFEFENLSEVLSHEVWQANLSEDERGFLTQFLPEGSDPDEIVCKLLGQENFHFGNPFVKWGQMICSGSFHPDIVMRQEHLLKANKKAYYMELQNYHNNMIEKLQLWKENVESCKDSEEELVERILRKGFTEGTYGSSPDGAKVIGRSRKGEKLNRRNIQHSDGAKYMSYIKVSREHYQRVKNSMKHNSNSIQPRSLSNVLGDMENLHVQPFEFYEEEERQKLHDHWLHLANRDVPAGFANWIQRRSQGLQVRRSLGQEMEQKLKVQIKGEEEKIPDGIFAELTDTKEEEERRSSDGIFAELTDNKEAEVALSMEVEVDQQEGNEKSDGLIEKQMESEIVDNELSLHSEVDQHESNEKSDGLVDKQMECEIVNNELPLQPEVDQHESNEKSDGLIEKQMESEIVNTELFLHSEVDQHEGKEESDGLIKKQMEREIVNDELPLQPEDQEGGESASLCDKQTPDSTANTDYDDESLPVSLNQHLDHVSLVESNQLDHFKLDSNENHIIQQADEVSPTLSEYPEEGLNNVDGPVDQGDPLASTSVGWPAVSIATSYGRATPISHEYSSVEELSLGHPRVTDEPAANLINLGAVPTEKDAGRDMLPREPSDVSLFGSYPQNRNEIFQPFFKGPDSLSYNHEHRQPPLVYQPSSNLIVEPGQYSGHLREQLHAQLPLELRHKGLNDLLMHQNFQENLYPDGGRYSFPRHEQLNVGMQDWAVNSVHVSAPSQTHLSSGDLLSQNWFSGDNHARGAWSTLEGIGGPSQSIGSVNNSDQSLYSVLSECNTLHQSGSYDLSGSRERLIPSRNYGEMGVGVTTTSNASLQPAKPLSYMSSQESPGGLKPNGLGWVSMSTQSPGVQDPMGKPFLRSWNP; from the exons ATGGTGGCTGATCAGTGGAAGAAACGTCTACGTGCTGCCAGCACTGTTGACTATTCTCAGGAACCCCAtggattgaagaagaagaagaagaagcagggaTTAGCAAGATATAGTTTGAAGTTAAGATCCAATGTTTCTCTGGTCTGGGATGACAAAAAAAGGTGTGTTCTTGCCAAGAAGGAGCAAATTGGCATTTCATGGAGAGACTTGACTCCCTTTTTGGATTCTCTCTCCCACCATCATAGTATACTGGCTGATGTTTTTACTCTACCTCACGGAATTTTTGAATTCGAAAATTTAAGTGAGGTCCTCTCGCACGAG GTCTGGCAGGCAAACTTGTCAGAAGATGAGAGAGGATTTCTTACCCAATTTTTGCCGGAAGGGTCAGATCCAGATGAAATTGTCTGTAAATTGCTGGGGCAGGAAAATTTTCACTTCGGAAATCCTTTTGTTAAGTG GGGTCAGATGATTTGTTCTGGTAGCTTTCACCCTGATATTGTTATGCGTCAGGAACATCTTCTCAAGGCTAACAAGAAGGCGTATTACATGGAATTACAAAATTACCATAATAA TATGATTGAGAAGTTGCAGTTATGGAAGGAAAATGTGGAGAGCTGTAAAGACTCTGAGGAAGAATTGGTGGAGAGAATATTGAG AAAGGGCTTCACAGAAGGCACCTATGGCAGTTCACCTGATGGAGCTAAGGTGATTGGAAGGTCTAGGAAAGGAGAAAAGCTAAACAGGCGCAATATCCAACACAGCGATGGCGCCAAATACATGTCTTATATTAAG GTCAGTCGAGAACACTACCAACGTGTTAAGAACAGCATGAAGCATAATAGTAATAGCATTCAGCCCAGGTCTCTGAGCAACGTCTTAGGTGATATGGAAAATCTCCATGTACAGCCATTTGAATTTTATGAGGAAGAGGAACGTCAGAAGTTACATGACCACTG GCTGCACCTGGCAAACAGAGATGTCCCTGCTGGTTTTGCAAACTGGATACAGAGACGTTCACAGGGATTGCAAGTGAGAAGATCATTAGGTCAAGAAATGGAACAGAAACTGAAAGTCCAAATTAAG GGGGAAGAGGAAAAGATCCCCGATGGGATCTTTGCAGAACTAACTGatactaaagaagaagaagagagaaggaGCTCTGATGGGATCTTTGCTGAACTAACTGATAATAAAGAAGCAGAAGTTGCACTCTCAATGGAAGTAGAG GTTGATCAGCAAGAGGGCAACGAAAAATCTGATGGGTTGATtgagaagcagatggaaagcgaGATAGTAGATAATGAGCTTTCTCTACACTCGGAG GTTGATCAGCATGAAAGCAACGAAAAATCTGATGGGTTGGTCGATAAGCAAATGGAATGCGAGATAGTAAATAATGAGCTTCCTCTACAGCCGGAG GTTGATCAGCATGAGAGCAACGAAAAATCTGATGGGTTGATCGAAAAGCAAATGGAAAGCGAGATAGTAAATACTGAGCTTTTTCTACACTCGGAG GTTGATCAGCATGAGGGCAAAGAAGAATCTGATGGATTGATCAAGAAGCAAATGGAAAGAGAAATAGTAAATGATGAGCTTCCTCTACAGCCAGAG GATCAGGAGGGAGGAGAATCTGCAAGCTTATGTGATAAACAGACTCCTGATAGCACAGCTAACActgattatgatgatgaatctcTCCCTGTCTCACTCAATCAGCATCTTGATCATGTTTCACTTGTTGAGAGCAATCAGTTAGACCACTTTAAGCTGGACTCTAACGAGAACCATATAATCCAGCAAGCAGATGAAGTTTCTCCAACTCTATCAGAGTATCCAGAGGAAGGGTTGAATAATGTGGATGGTCCTGTTGATCAGGGGGATCCTCTTGCTTCTACCAGTGTTGGTTGGCCAGCAGTTAGCATAGCTACTTCTTATGGACGTGCCACTCCCATAAGTCATGAATATTCTTCTGTTGAGGAGTTGTCACTTGGGCATCCTCGAGTTACTGATGAGCCAGCGGCTAATCTTATTAATCTGGGAGCTGTCCCTACAGAAAAGGATGCTGGGAGGGATATGTTGCCCAGAGAACCCAGTGATGTTTCTCTTTTtggttcataccctcagaacaggAATGAAATATTTCAACCATTTTTTAAAGGTCCAGATAGTTTATCTTACAATCATGAGCATAGACAGCCTCCACTGGTGTACCAACCATCAAGCAATCTGATCGTGGAGCCAGGTCAATATTCTGGTCATTTAAGGGAGCAGCTTCATGCGCAGTTACCATTGGAGCTAAGGCACAAGGGACTGAATGATCTCCTCATGCATCAGAACTTTCAGGAGAATCTATACCCAGATGGAGGTCGATACTCTTTCCCTAGGCATGAGCAGTTGAATGTTGGCATGCAAGATTGGGCTGTCAATTCTGTTCATGTATCAGCACCGTCTCAAACTCATTTAAGCAGTGGAGACTTGTTAAGTCAGAATTGGTTCTCTGGAGATAATCATGCCCGTGGGGCCTGGTCTACTTTGGAAGGTATTGGTGGTCCATCTCAGAGCATTGGAAGTGTAAACAACTCAGATCAGAGCTTGTACAGTGTTTTATCTGAATGTAACACACTGCATCAGAGTGGCTCTTATGATCTATCAGGATCAAGAGAACGGTTGATCCCTTCAAGGAACTATGGTGAGATGGGTGTGGGAGTTACCACAACGAGCAATGCCTCGCTGCAACCAGCTAAACCCCTTAGTTACATGAGTAGCCAGGAAAGTCCTGGAGGCCTTAAACCCAATGGTCTCGGATGGGTGAGCATGTCTACTCAAAGTCCTGGGGTACAGGATCCGATGGGTAAACCATTCTTGAGGTCCTGGAATCCGTAG